CGGCGGGATTCTGGtgattattataaaaagttGTGAAAGTTGAATGATAATAGGTATATTGTGTTATCATTTTGCCGCTGAAATGGCGAAAAGTGAACGACGACGCGCATCAAATGCAAGACAAGTTATAAGTTAACTCAGGTGGctacttgttgttgttgttattcGTTAATTCAGTTAGTTGTGTGTGTTGTGCGGTAAAAGCAAGTAAATTGAGAGCGATTTAAACGATAAATGATTATGTGTGCGAACAAACAAAGTGCCAAAGTGATGCGTGTGATGTTGTTGTGGTATCATACACAGATACCTAAATGTGGTTTCTCCGTTCATAATTTCAGTTGGTGGTGCGTGAACAATgtgtgctgctgctgctgctggtgctggtgcTGGTGGTGTGGCGGGCGTGCGGGCGGGCGGTCGCTgtctgcggcggcggcggcggcggcggcggcggcggcggcggctggagGCCTCCGCCGCCCTCTCGCCGTCGTCGGCCGAATATTATCATGAACCGAACGGAACGATGCGATGGGGTGAGTGagtgttattattaattagttaattacccgactgcgccagaaggagggtgggttatgtttttcgagtgtaaaacaaaaaacccaacggcgtgtaaaaaaaggaatttaaaaaaaaaagataaaaacaagacaacttgtgcccgtttcccatattctaataggtttctattccaaatccggatttcaactgtcaaatttaattcagttttagataaaaaaattttacacattactattaattaaagtcttataaaaataataaaccgaacagttatttttaaacaaaaacatattattgatgttCGACAGTTGACGGACAGATTTGGATTGGGATTGAATTTATCATAAACAAATTAATGCATTCGGAGGCACCAatgactaattaattattatgttggtgataaatgtatttgatgcctccgactgaaTTTGTGAACTCTTAACTAAGTTGCcttgtttttattatatttttattagttattttttaattattgttttagattgaatcgataactcataataataatttttgtgtgTTACTCTCTTGTGAACGgtaccttgttggtgatcaaataaataatattgaaatagttGTTGATGCATAAAAGATGCATGTAGTGTGGTGTGTGTGGGTGTAGATAGGGGGTGCCTATATTATGTATACCtacattaattatttagtaattCATGTGTTTGTTTTTCAGGACAGCAAGCAGCGGAGAGCAGGACTCGGCCTGCCTGcctctgtatttaaaatgtgacTCGTCTATCGCAAGAAACACATGTAAGTACATGTTTGAATTATTTGTTAGCCCTgaaaagggctttttaaaactTTCGACGCTCCTCGCTGCAACCGCAGCCTCAGCCTCGGCCGttgttatgatgatgatgatgatggggtGTGTCAGTAGTACCACCACCAACACCACCATTACCCACGACAACACTGGCGGGCGTATGGGCGACACAACAAGTTGCTGCTGCTGGCtgacgcgcgcggcggcggcggctgcttACTTCTTGCCGGCGGACGCCTTCTTGGCCGCGGGCTTGGATTTCGGTGTTGCGGCGGCCTTCTTCGGTTTGGGCGCCTTGGGTTTCTTGGTTGGCGGTTTGGCGGTCTTCTTGGCCttcggcgcggcggcggccttacccttggcggcggcggcgggtttCTTGGCGGCGGGCTTCTTCTTCGCGGCGGCCGCCTTCTTGTCCTTGGTGGCGGCGGAGGGCTTCGCCTTCGAGGGCGACGATGCGGCGCTCGAGGCGGCGCCCTTCTTCGCCTTGCCGGCGGCCGACGCGGCCGTCACCTTCTTGGACTTGGCCGACGCTGCGGCGGCGCCCTTGGCGGGCTTGCTCGCCGCCGGCTTCTTGGATGCTGCAGATTTGGATTCCAATTTGAACGAACCGGAAGCGCCCTTGCCCTTGGTCTGGATCAAAGCGCCGGACTCGACGGCGCTCTTCAGGTACTTCCTGATGAAAGGTGCCAATTTTTCAGCGTCCACTTTGTACTGAGCCGCGATGTACTTCTTGATGGCCTGCAGCGAGGAACCGCTGCGCTCCTTCAACTCTTTGATGGCGTTGTTCACCATCTCGGACGTCTTCGGGTGGGTGGGCTTCGCTTTCGGCTTCTTAGCTCCTCCGGTCGCCGTCGCCTTGGGTTTCTTCGCGGGCGTCGCCGGAGCCGGTGCCTCGGATGCCACTGCTGTGTCTgccatttttctttttgttattttgactGTTTACGTGAACGAATCAAAACAATTAATTTCAGACGATGCTGCTGCTGGAACGCGACGAGCGAGCGAAACAACGAACGTACGTACTGCGACTGCGCGCGCGCGGAACGAGAGAAAAGAGGATGGATAGAGCGGTGTGTTAGAGCGGGACAAAACTTACGGTGCGAAACGACGCGTCATGGCAATACCGTAAGGAGAGCCTCTCTGTAGCTAGATGTTTTCTCGTACGAACACTTGAAACTTTTCACTAGCATGCATCTGAAAAAAATTAGTTTCGCGAAAAATTATTCAACATATTAGAGAATTTAACGCGTCACTGACATCTCCTATAGTGCTCCCGTGCGTCTGTGATGTATATGTCACTGTATGAATCACGATTCGAACGCTGCACGCGTTTATTTTCAACATTGCCAACCGGACCGACCGA
Above is a window of Ostrinia nubilalis unplaced genomic scaffold, ilOstNubi1.1 SCAFFOLD_42, whole genome shotgun sequence DNA encoding:
- the LOC135087509 gene encoding histone H1B-like, producing the protein MADTAVASEAPAPATPAKKPKATATGGAKKPKAKPTHPKTSEMVNNAIKELKERSGSSLQAIKKYIAAQYKVDAEKLAPFIRKYLKSAVESGALIQTKGKGASGSFKLESKSAASKKPAASKPAKGAAAASAKSKKVTAASAAGKAKKGAASSAASSPSKAKPSAATKDKKAAAAKKKPAAKKPAAAAKGKAAAAPKAKKTAKPPTKKPKAPKPKKAAATPKSKPAAKKASAGKK